One region of Mucilaginibacter gotjawali genomic DNA includes:
- a CDS encoding Crp/Fnr family transcriptional regulator, with translation MAKNECDLKSCFLCKFCLKDWIPAIAANRKNFEVKKGQQLFKEGDPAAGIYFIYSGAVKVHKRWDNEKELILRFAKTGDIVGQMGLGPEATYPVSATAIEAGLACFVDMEFFDSTLNINTQFTKQLVMVLANDLKESEKRMRNLAHMPVKGRVAQALINLKNQFGTNNDGYINIELSRQDLASFTGASYESLFRVINDLTEEKLIGVSGKSILIRDTGRLVNLTAETE, from the coding sequence ATGGCCAAAAATGAATGCGACCTTAAAAGTTGTTTTTTGTGTAAGTTTTGTTTAAAGGACTGGATCCCGGCAATTGCCGCAAACCGCAAAAACTTTGAGGTAAAAAAGGGGCAGCAATTATTTAAAGAAGGCGACCCTGCTGCCGGCATCTACTTTATTTATTCAGGCGCTGTAAAGGTGCATAAGCGGTGGGATAATGAAAAGGAACTGATATTACGATTTGCCAAAACAGGAGACATTGTTGGGCAGATGGGCCTTGGCCCTGAAGCTACTTACCCGGTTTCGGCAACAGCTATTGAAGCCGGGCTTGCCTGTTTTGTGGATATGGAGTTTTTTGATTCGACATTAAATATAAATACCCAATTTACCAAACAACTGGTTATGGTTTTAGCCAATGACCTTAAGGAATCGGAAAAAAGGATGCGTAACCTGGCTCATATGCCGGTAAAAGGCCGTGTTGCCCAGGCGCTCATCAACCTTAAAAATCAATTCGGAACAAATAACGATGGTTATATCAATATCGAGCTCAGCCGGCAGGACCTGGCTTCTTTTACCGGCGCCTCTTATGAATCTTTATTCAGGGTGATAAATGACCTGACCGAAGAAAAGTTGATTGGCGTTTCGGGTAAAAGTATTTTGATTAGGGATACAGGCCGCCTGGTAAACCTGACAGCTGAAACCGAATAA
- a CDS encoding outer membrane beta-barrel protein, with amino-acid sequence MKFKLLLILLTIIGMRVFSQSGNAIAVVYGTANTFVDIHGSIGDFGYNNKTGTNFGLIYTKKITKLLSIQTGLVYSDDKAEENSILPGRAGINDDGDLKIISIPLIAKFTFFKYLFGDAGLSIDKEINYSGNYLSLDQSGIGFEIGIGGQYTFSHVTVFVNPYIKDHGLAHFNSKEGFNLLENGFKFGLGYSF; translated from the coding sequence ATGAAATTCAAACTTCTCCTTATCCTTTTAACTATCATCGGCATGCGTGTATTTTCACAATCCGGCAACGCCATTGCGGTAGTTTATGGTACTGCCAATACTTTTGTAGATATACACGGTTCCATCGGCGATTTTGGCTATAACAACAAAACAGGCACAAATTTTGGCCTTATTTACACTAAAAAGATCACCAAATTACTGTCAATTCAAACTGGGTTGGTTTATTCTGATGATAAAGCCGAAGAAAACTCAATTTTACCTGGGCGGGCAGGCATTAATGATGATGGCGATTTGAAGATCATCTCGATACCCCTCATTGCTAAATTTACATTTTTCAAATATTTGTTTGGCGATGCGGGGCTTTCAATAGATAAGGAAATTAATTACTCCGGCAACTATCTGTCGCTTGACCAATCCGGTATTGGGTTTGAGATCGGCATAGGCGGGCAGTACACATTCAGCCATGTTACGGTATTCGTAAACCCCTATATAAAAGATCATGGGCTTGCCCATTTCAATAGCAAGGAGGGTTTTAACCTGCTGGAAAATGGATTTAAGTTTGGATTGGGTTATAGTTTTTAA
- a CDS encoding 3-keto-disaccharide hydrolase has translation MKKIKYCCFIACLLLSCSATKQHAKGWISLFDGKSLNNWKVGDNAETFSVDSGMIIVHGKTAHLFYDGPVLNHNFKNFEFKADVMTHKGSNSGIYIHTGYQQGGWPSKGYEVQVNNSHTDWIRTGSLYGIDNIKEVYVKDNEWFTMYITVEGKRVLVKLNDKVVLDYTEPDNVKREKGDEERVLSSGTFALQGHDPKSLTFFKNIMVKPLR, from the coding sequence ATGAAAAAAATTAAGTATTGCTGCTTTATTGCCTGCCTGTTGCTATCCTGTTCGGCAACAAAACAACATGCTAAGGGATGGATCTCGCTGTTCGATGGAAAATCCTTAAATAACTGGAAGGTTGGCGATAACGCCGAAACCTTTTCGGTTGATAGCGGGATGATCATCGTGCACGGTAAAACCGCACATTTATTTTACGACGGGCCGGTTTTGAACCATAACTTTAAGAACTTTGAATTTAAGGCCGATGTGATGACGCACAAAGGAAGCAATTCAGGCATTTATATCCATACCGGGTACCAGCAGGGCGGATGGCCCTCGAAAGGCTACGAAGTACAGGTAAACAACAGCCATACCGACTGGATCCGAACCGGCAGTTTATACGGCATTGATAATATTAAGGAAGTATATGTAAAAGATAACGAATGGTTTACCATGTACATTACCGTTGAGGGCAAAAGGGTACTGGTTAAATTAAACGACAAAGTGGTGCTTGACTATACCGAACCGGACAACGTAAAACGTGAAAAAGGCGATGAGGAGCGGGTGCTTTCAAGCGGCACATTTGCCCTGCAGGGGCATGATCCGAAGAGTTTGACCTTTTTTAAAAATATTATGGTGAAGCCATTGCGTTAA
- a CDS encoding chloride channel protein: protein MKSAMSNAKNTPDPAIPISPLLSEMENNTVKPKNNKGLKKRLLFISGLSIGVAVAVSVIARLLVWLINIITNISFYGIFSPAFHSPSANHLGVWVIIIPAIGGIIVGLMALYGSAAIRGHGIPEAMEQILTNQSRIKPSITFLKPISSAIAIGTGGPFGAEGPIIATGGALGSTIGQLFKITANERKVLLAAGATAGMAAIFGTPIAGVFLAIELLLFEFSPKSILPVALACITGAAGHHLLFDAGPVFPMPNLATPTNTALAIYSLTGLIIGFLSLGLTKIVYLVEDAFEHVPVHWMWWPAIGGLAVGVIGYFAPHTLGVGYDNIINVLSGSMTLIIVTRLCLFKFLSWAIALGSGTSGGTLAPLLTIGGAAGAIIGCGVLYLFPQSGLSIPMAALAGMSAMFAGASRAYLTSITFALEATMQSHALLPLLGACTASYLVSFFLMENTIMTEKIARRGVFTPDSFEADLLAKLTVEQAVSSDAFLLSGESTIKEVKAWLKINNQGANDFVVLNDEGKFIGTASRIDIFTGGTDPEARVSTIVTAGHISIKKSDTLRKAVELMATQTAEILPVLSSNGKVTGVLSYRDILSVYKEQLDENERAHVHISLKRQRLKMLARGRNQFNLND, encoded by the coding sequence ATGAAATCTGCAATGAGCAACGCTAAAAATACCCCGGATCCTGCGATCCCAATTTCCCCTTTGTTAAGTGAAATGGAAAACAATACGGTAAAGCCTAAAAACAATAAGGGTTTAAAAAAACGATTGCTCTTCATTTCAGGGTTATCTATCGGTGTTGCTGTTGCTGTAAGCGTTATTGCCCGGCTACTGGTTTGGCTCATCAACATTATTACCAATATTTCCTTTTACGGTATATTTTCTCCGGCTTTTCATAGCCCTTCGGCTAACCATTTGGGTGTATGGGTGATTATTATACCCGCGATAGGAGGGATCATAGTAGGCCTGATGGCGCTCTACGGATCGGCTGCCATCAGGGGGCATGGCATACCCGAGGCCATGGAACAAATATTAACCAACCAAAGCCGCATTAAACCTTCCATCACGTTTTTAAAACCCATATCGTCGGCAATCGCAATAGGCACCGGGGGGCCATTCGGCGCCGAAGGCCCCATCATCGCAACCGGCGGGGCACTGGGTTCAACCATAGGGCAGTTGTTTAAAATAACGGCTAATGAACGCAAAGTATTACTTGCCGCCGGGGCAACAGCAGGCATGGCGGCGATATTCGGCACACCAATAGCCGGGGTATTTCTGGCTATTGAATTGCTGCTTTTTGAGTTTTCGCCGAAATCCATTTTGCCTGTTGCGCTGGCTTGCATTACAGGTGCGGCAGGTCATCATTTACTATTTGATGCCGGCCCGGTTTTCCCGATGCCCAACCTTGCAACGCCCACCAATACCGCGCTGGCTATTTATAGTTTAACAGGATTGATCATTGGATTTTTATCCCTCGGTCTTACCAAAATAGTTTACCTTGTTGAAGATGCTTTTGAACATGTACCCGTACACTGGATGTGGTGGCCCGCTATTGGCGGCCTGGCGGTTGGGGTAATAGGTTATTTTGCGCCGCATACGCTTGGTGTAGGGTACGATAATATCATCAATGTTTTATCCGGCTCCATGACGCTGATAATAGTTACCAGGCTGTGCCTGTTCAAATTCCTTTCCTGGGCCATTGCTTTGGGGAGTGGTACGTCAGGCGGTACGCTGGCGCCATTATTAACCATAGGCGGGGCCGCTGGTGCAATCATCGGCTGCGGGGTTTTATACCTGTTTCCGCAGTCGGGCCTAAGTATTCCTATGGCGGCATTGGCAGGCATGTCGGCCATGTTTGCCGGGGCCTCAAGGGCGTACCTTACCAGTATTACCTTTGCACTGGAGGCAACCATGCAATCACATGCTTTGCTGCCCTTACTTGGCGCCTGTACCGCATCCTACCTGGTGTCTTTTTTCCTGATGGAGAATACCATCATGACCGAAAAAATTGCCCGCCGCGGTGTTTTTACGCCTGATTCATTTGAAGCAGATCTGTTGGCTAAACTAACCGTTGAACAAGCGGTAAGCAGCGATGCCTTTTTGCTTAGTGGCGAGAGCACCATCAAAGAAGTGAAGGCCTGGTTAAAAATCAATAACCAGGGGGCCAATGACTTTGTTGTTTTAAATGACGAAGGTAAATTTATTGGCACTGCGTCCAGGATCGATATTTTTACAGGCGGCACAGACCCGGAGGCCCGGGTAAGCACCATTGTAACAGCCGGCCACATATCAATAAAAAAATCGGACACCTTAAGGAAAGCTGTTGAGTTGATGGCCACCCAAACCGCGGAAATATTGCCCGTGTTATCTTCAAACGGAAAGGTAACAGGGGTGCTGTCATACCGGGATATTTTATCTGTTTATAAAGAGCAGCTTGATGAAAATGAACGTGCACATGTTCATATCTCCCTAAAACGCCAGCGGTTAAAAATGCTGGCGAGGGGAAGAAACCAGTTTAATCTTAATGATTGA
- a CDS encoding DUF2062 domain-containing protein, with product MRIPKALKVNIIKSIKVAAALCSKKGLKKLAAQLYDPNQSDERKAFSAALGIFLGIIPIWGFQTLSAIFLSVFFKLNKALVLIFSHISLPPLLPFVIFLSYKTGSLWMPASVHGTGSAQNLKAHLQQYIYGGISLAAVVSLATGLLTFATLKLIKFVKKYRLEAGTKATLTLA from the coding sequence ATGCGGATACCCAAAGCCCTTAAGGTAAATATCATCAAATCCATAAAGGTTGCCGCTGCGCTGTGCTCAAAAAAAGGACTAAAAAAACTGGCCGCTCAGCTTTACGATCCAAATCAATCCGACGAACGGAAAGCATTTTCGGCAGCTTTAGGAATCTTCCTGGGCATCATCCCTATTTGGGGTTTTCAAACACTATCAGCAATTTTCCTCTCCGTTTTTTTTAAGCTGAATAAAGCTTTGGTATTAATATTTTCGCACATCAGCTTACCCCCGTTACTGCCCTTCGTTATATTTTTAAGTTACAAGACGGGATCGTTATGGATGCCGGCCAGTGTTCACGGAACCGGGTCTGCCCAAAATTTGAAAGCCCATTTGCAGCAATATATTTATGGCGGTATTTCGTTGGCCGCTGTTGTTTCTCTCGCCACGGGCTTGTTAACGTTTGCCACACTTAAACTCATAAAGTTTGTAAAAAAATACAGGCTGGAAGCGGGTACGAAGGCCACACTTACCCTTGCCTAA
- a CDS encoding response regulator, whose translation MDITEKKIVIFDDDEDILSICSFILEEQGWTVYAYTDCNKIVEKISAVMPDIIIMDNWIPDDGGIIATQTLKKNEALKHIPVIYFSANSDIEQLASHAGAETYLAKPFDLEDLEMVINSVLVKN comes from the coding sequence ATGGATATCACTGAAAAAAAGATTGTAATATTTGATGATGATGAAGATATACTGTCTATCTGCAGCTTCATTCTGGAAGAGCAGGGGTGGACGGTTTATGCGTATACCGATTGTAATAAGATCGTTGAAAAAATTTCAGCTGTTATGCCTGACATTATTATCATGGACAACTGGATCCCTGACGATGGCGGTATAATTGCAACGCAAACGCTCAAAAAAAATGAGGCTTTAAAACATATCCCCGTAATATATTTTTCCGCGAATAGCGACATTGAACAGCTTGCAAGCCATGCAGGTGCCGAAACCTACCTGGCAAAGCCTTTTGATCTTGAAGATCTTGAAATGGTGATCAACAGCGTACTGGTAAAAAACTAA